From Lacerta agilis isolate rLacAgi1 chromosome Z, rLacAgi1.pri, whole genome shotgun sequence, the proteins below share one genomic window:
- the TOR4A gene encoding torsin-4A isoform X1, which produces MLEKTGKRDPRQELTMEGRKQALKSPQKLSLLSSPVRAAIRLRRTAHAFKKNFLPGDSKVKLLQRQISLGKARLGSASASLLSQASFESSQYFTFDTSVQEPSTRSSKRRKRSKNPRVLYPGSSKKYLPAEHKSKAKRCLLLLVGIVCFQILNAIENLDDNLLKYDLDGLEKTMHREVFGQALAVESIVALLKDYLATHIHNKPLVISFNGPSGVGKSHVGWLLAKHFRSVMGHNSVLHYFAMHHCPDSASTSACQQDLSKTISEMVTQAEIEEKIPVFILDEVEFMSTALLETLGGFFQTNQTNEFLNAVYILISNLGGNEVANVLLQNASGDLLLQPQRKVELLQAALRPVLDQVHPLWMLAEIVPFVLLEKSHILSCFYEEMMSEGLYPDPSHVESLASQLNYYTQGGQQYAITGCKQVIAKVNLL; this is translated from the exons ATGCTTG AGAAGACAGGAAAGCGAGACCCACGGCAAGAGCTCACAATGGAGGGCCGGAAGCAGGCCTTGAAAAGCCCACAAAAGCTCTCTCTGCTCTCGTCCCCAGTGCGGGCTGCCATTCGCCTGCGGAGGACAGCTCATGCctttaagaagaacttcctgcctGGGGACTCCAAAGTGAAGCTTCTCCAGAGGCAGATTTCCTTGGGGAAGGCCCGGCTGGGCAGTGCCTCCGCCTCTCTCTTGAGCCAAGCGAGCTTTGAGAGTTCTCAGTACTTCACTTTTGATACCTCGGTGCAGGAGCCCTCAACAAGATCCAGCAAGCGGAGGAAGAGGTCCAAGAACCCCAGGGTATTGTACCCAGGAAGCTCCAAGAAATACCTCCctgctgagcacaagagcaaagcCAAGAGGTGCCTCCTGTTGCTCGTCGGAATTGTCTGCTTCCAGATCCTGAACGCCATCGAGAATCTGGACGATAATCTCCTGAAATATGATCTGGATGGTCTGGAGAAGACAATGCACCGGGAGGTTTTTGGGCAGGCCTTAGCGGTCGAGAGCATTGTGGCGTTGCTCAAGGACTACCTAGCAACCCACATACACAACAAACCACTGGTCATCTCCTTCAACGGCCCAAGCGGGGTTGGGAAGAGCCACGTCGGTTGGCTGCTAGCCAAACATTTCAGGTCAGTCATGGGGCACAACTCTGTGCTCCATTACTTCGCCATGCACCACTGCCCGGACAGCGCTTCCACATCAGCCTGCCAGCAAGATTTATCTAAGACGATCAGCGAGATGGTCACCCAAGCCGAAATTGAAGAGAAGATCCCCGTGTTTATCCTGGACGAGGTGGAGTTCATGTCTACGGCCTTGCTGGAAACACTGGGTGGGTTCTTCCAGACAAACCAAACCAACGAGTTCCTCAATGCCGTGTACATCCTGATAAGCAACCTGGGGGGCAACGAGGTCGCCAATGTTCTCCTTCAGAATGCCTCTGGCGACCTACTCCTGCAGCCCCAGAGGAAGGTGGAGTTGCTGCAGGCTGCTCTCCGTCCTGTCCTTGACCAAGTCCACCCTCTTTGGATGTTGGCGGAGATCGTTCCCTTCGTCTTGCTGGAGAAGAGCCACATCCTGAGCTGCTTCTATGAGGAGATGATGAGCGAAGGCCTTTATCCCGATCCAAGCCACGTGGAGAGCTTAGCCAGCCAGCTCAACTATTACACTCAAGGGGGCCAACAGTATGCCATCACCGGTTGTAAGCAAGTTATAGCCAAGGTGAATCTACTGTAA
- the TOR4A gene encoding torsin-4A isoform X2: MEGRKQALKSPQKLSLLSSPVRAAIRLRRTAHAFKKNFLPGDSKVKLLQRQISLGKARLGSASASLLSQASFESSQYFTFDTSVQEPSTRSSKRRKRSKNPRVLYPGSSKKYLPAEHKSKAKRCLLLLVGIVCFQILNAIENLDDNLLKYDLDGLEKTMHREVFGQALAVESIVALLKDYLATHIHNKPLVISFNGPSGVGKSHVGWLLAKHFRSVMGHNSVLHYFAMHHCPDSASTSACQQDLSKTISEMVTQAEIEEKIPVFILDEVEFMSTALLETLGGFFQTNQTNEFLNAVYILISNLGGNEVANVLLQNASGDLLLQPQRKVELLQAALRPVLDQVHPLWMLAEIVPFVLLEKSHILSCFYEEMMSEGLYPDPSHVESLASQLNYYTQGGQQYAITGCKQVIAKVNLL, from the coding sequence ATGGAGGGCCGGAAGCAGGCCTTGAAAAGCCCACAAAAGCTCTCTCTGCTCTCGTCCCCAGTGCGGGCTGCCATTCGCCTGCGGAGGACAGCTCATGCctttaagaagaacttcctgcctGGGGACTCCAAAGTGAAGCTTCTCCAGAGGCAGATTTCCTTGGGGAAGGCCCGGCTGGGCAGTGCCTCCGCCTCTCTCTTGAGCCAAGCGAGCTTTGAGAGTTCTCAGTACTTCACTTTTGATACCTCGGTGCAGGAGCCCTCAACAAGATCCAGCAAGCGGAGGAAGAGGTCCAAGAACCCCAGGGTATTGTACCCAGGAAGCTCCAAGAAATACCTCCctgctgagcacaagagcaaagcCAAGAGGTGCCTCCTGTTGCTCGTCGGAATTGTCTGCTTCCAGATCCTGAACGCCATCGAGAATCTGGACGATAATCTCCTGAAATATGATCTGGATGGTCTGGAGAAGACAATGCACCGGGAGGTTTTTGGGCAGGCCTTAGCGGTCGAGAGCATTGTGGCGTTGCTCAAGGACTACCTAGCAACCCACATACACAACAAACCACTGGTCATCTCCTTCAACGGCCCAAGCGGGGTTGGGAAGAGCCACGTCGGTTGGCTGCTAGCCAAACATTTCAGGTCAGTCATGGGGCACAACTCTGTGCTCCATTACTTCGCCATGCACCACTGCCCGGACAGCGCTTCCACATCAGCCTGCCAGCAAGATTTATCTAAGACGATCAGCGAGATGGTCACCCAAGCCGAAATTGAAGAGAAGATCCCCGTGTTTATCCTGGACGAGGTGGAGTTCATGTCTACGGCCTTGCTGGAAACACTGGGTGGGTTCTTCCAGACAAACCAAACCAACGAGTTCCTCAATGCCGTGTACATCCTGATAAGCAACCTGGGGGGCAACGAGGTCGCCAATGTTCTCCTTCAGAATGCCTCTGGCGACCTACTCCTGCAGCCCCAGAGGAAGGTGGAGTTGCTGCAGGCTGCTCTCCGTCCTGTCCTTGACCAAGTCCACCCTCTTTGGATGTTGGCGGAGATCGTTCCCTTCGTCTTGCTGGAGAAGAGCCACATCCTGAGCTGCTTCTATGAGGAGATGATGAGCGAAGGCCTTTATCCCGATCCAAGCCACGTGGAGAGCTTAGCCAGCCAGCTCAACTATTACACTCAAGGGGGCCAACAGTATGCCATCACCGGTTGTAAGCAAGTTATAGCCAAGGTGAATCTACTGTAA